AAATAGATAAACAAATAAATAACAATATGCCAAAAGCAATCAAAACTATTTTTATTATTTCTTTAGCAGAAAAATATTTAGATGATTTCATATTTTTATTTTAACAAATTAATTGTTATTTGTATCAGTATATTTTTTTGTTTTTTAAAAATACTATTAATGGTGATAAATATGAAAGCAGCATTCTTAGTAAATTCTAAAAATAGATTGACAAATATTGGAAATAATCAAAAAGTAGAAATATTTGATATTCAAAATGGTTTAATAGTTCCGCTAAAAACTGTATTTTTTTCTGACTATGATAATTTATTTGAAATTTTGATTTTAAATAAATGCAACATACTTGTTGTAAATTCAATCGATATAGATATTTATAAAGAATTACAAAATTATAAAATTGAAGTTAAGCACTATGGAAATATAACATTGAATAGCGCTCTATTAATAATTAAAGAAAACACAAT
This window of the Firmicutes bacterium CAG:345 genome carries:
- a CDS encoding unknown (no significant homology to UniProt); amino-acid sequence: MKAAFLVNSKNRLTNIGNNQKVEIFDIQNGLIVPLKTVFFSDYDNLFEILILNKCNILVVNSIDIDIYKELQNYKIEVKHYGNITLNSALLIIKENTIYNPIKEEQQFVQDYELGADFSFVDYFDDDDIGGS